One Gossypium raimondii isolate GPD5lz chromosome 3, ASM2569854v1, whole genome shotgun sequence genomic window carries:
- the LOC105794647 gene encoding 1,4-dihydroxy-2-naphthoyl-CoA synthase, peroxisomal isoform X1: MAKISDNELNAVTRRIVTVYNHFLLPIGSGSNSGLTRGSIGLCNASMDDSYHRIHGEVASHEVEWKTACDEYGKEFTDIIYEKAIGEGIAKITINRPERRNAFRPQTIKELIRAFNDARDDSSIGVIILTGKGTKAFCSGGDQALRKADGYADFENFGRLNVLDLQVQIRRLPKPVIAMVAGYAVGGGHVLHMLCCSCSFHLWMVVLMLHACAFVALIRIIWLDMPQVGSFDAGYGSSIMSRLVGPKKAREMWFLARFYTASEAEKMGLVNAVVPLEKLEQETIKWCREILRNSPTAIRVLKAALNAVDDGHAGLQEVGGNATLIFYGTEEGNEGKTAYVERRRPNFSKFSRRP; encoded by the exons ATGGCGAAGATTTCGGACAACGAACTCAACGCCGTGACTAGGAGGATTGTAACGGTCTACAACCATTTCTTGTTGCCGATCGGTTCGGGCTCGAATTCCGGTTTGACCCGTGGCTCCATAGGTCTCTGTAATGCTTCCATGGATGATAGCTATCATAGAATCCATGGCGAAGTTGCAAGCCATGAGGTTGAGTGGAAAACTGCTTGTGATGAGTACGGCAAAGAGTTCACCGACATTATTTATGAAAAGGCTATTGGTGAAGGCATTGCAAAG attacAATAAATAGACCGGAGAGAAGAAATGCTTTCCGTCCGCAGACGATTAAGGAGCTTATACGCGCGTTTAATGATGCCAGGGATGATAGTTCCATTGGAGTTATAATTCTCACAGGGAAG GGGACCAAGGCTTTTTGTAGCGGTGGTGACCAGGCGTTGCGAAAAGCAGATGGTTATgctgattttgaaaattttggccGCCTTAATGTTTTAGATCTTCAG GTACAAATTAGGCGTCTTCCAAAACCAGTGATTGCAATG GTTGCTGGTTATGCTGTTGGAGGAGGGCATGTTTTACATATG CTTTGTTGTTCTTGTAGTTTTCATCTTTGGATGGTGGTGCTGATGCTACATGCTTGTGCATTTGTTGCCCTGATTAGAATTATCTGGTTGGATATGCCGCAGGTGGGAAGTTTTGATGCTGGTTATGGAAGTTCCATAATGTCCCGTTTG GTTGGACCTAAAAAGGCGCGCGAAATGTGGTTTCTTGCCAGGTTTTACACTGCCTCTGAGGCAGAGAAAATGGGGCTTGTGAATGCTGTTGTACCG CTAGAGAAACTAGAGCAAGAAACAATTAAATGGTGTAGAGAGATCCTAAGAAACAGTCCAACAGCAATCAGAGTGTTAAAAGCAGCTCTTAATGCTGTTGATGATGGCCATGCTGGACTTCAG GAAGTTGGTGGAAATGCGACACTCATATTTTATGGAACTGAAGAAGGGAACGAGGGGAAAACAGCATATGTGGAGCGTAGACGcccaaatttctcaaaattttcaaggcGACCGTAA
- the LOC105794647 gene encoding 1,4-dihydroxy-2-naphthoyl-CoA synthase, peroxisomal isoform X2 has protein sequence MAKISDNELNAVTRRIVTVYNHFLLPIGSGSNSGLTRGSIGLCNASMDDSYHRIHGEVASHEVEWKTACDEYGKEFTDIIYEKAIGEGIAKITINRPERRNAFRPQTIKELIRAFNDARDDSSIGVIILTGKGTKAFCSGGDQALRKADGYADFENFGRLNVLDLQVQIRRLPKPVIAMVAGYAVGGGHVLHMVCDLTIAADNAIFGQTGPKVGSFDAGYGSSIMSRLVGPKKAREMWFLARFYTASEAEKMGLVNAVVPLEKLEQETIKWCREILRNSPTAIRVLKAALNAVDDGHAGLQEVGGNATLIFYGTEEGNEGKTAYVERRRPNFSKFSRRP, from the exons ATGGCGAAGATTTCGGACAACGAACTCAACGCCGTGACTAGGAGGATTGTAACGGTCTACAACCATTTCTTGTTGCCGATCGGTTCGGGCTCGAATTCCGGTTTGACCCGTGGCTCCATAGGTCTCTGTAATGCTTCCATGGATGATAGCTATCATAGAATCCATGGCGAAGTTGCAAGCCATGAGGTTGAGTGGAAAACTGCTTGTGATGAGTACGGCAAAGAGTTCACCGACATTATTTATGAAAAGGCTATTGGTGAAGGCATTGCAAAG attacAATAAATAGACCGGAGAGAAGAAATGCTTTCCGTCCGCAGACGATTAAGGAGCTTATACGCGCGTTTAATGATGCCAGGGATGATAGTTCCATTGGAGTTATAATTCTCACAGGGAAG GGGACCAAGGCTTTTTGTAGCGGTGGTGACCAGGCGTTGCGAAAAGCAGATGGTTATgctgattttgaaaattttggccGCCTTAATGTTTTAGATCTTCAG GTACAAATTAGGCGTCTTCCAAAACCAGTGATTGCAATG GTTGCTGGTTATGCTGTTGGAGGAGGGCATGTTTTACATATGGTTTGTGATCTGACCATTGCTGCGGATAATGCTATTTTTGGTCAAACTGGTCCCAAG GTGGGAAGTTTTGATGCTGGTTATGGAAGTTCCATAATGTCCCGTTTG GTTGGACCTAAAAAGGCGCGCGAAATGTGGTTTCTTGCCAGGTTTTACACTGCCTCTGAGGCAGAGAAAATGGGGCTTGTGAATGCTGTTGTACCG CTAGAGAAACTAGAGCAAGAAACAATTAAATGGTGTAGAGAGATCCTAAGAAACAGTCCAACAGCAATCAGAGTGTTAAAAGCAGCTCTTAATGCTGTTGATGATGGCCATGCTGGACTTCAG GAAGTTGGTGGAAATGCGACACTCATATTTTATGGAACTGAAGAAGGGAACGAGGGGAAAACAGCATATGTGGAGCGTAGACGcccaaatttctcaaaattttcaaggcGACCGTAA
- the LOC105794648 gene encoding ADP-ribosylation factor 2-B, with protein sequence MGLSFAKLFSRLFAKKEMRILMVGLDAAGKTTILYKLKLGEIVTTIPTIGFNVETVEYKNISFTVWDVGGQDKIRPLWRHYFQNTQGLIFVVDSNDRDRVVEARDELHRMLNEDELRDAVLLVFANKQDLPNAMNAAEITDKLGLHSLRQRHWYIQSTCATSGEGLYEGLDWLSNNIANKA encoded by the exons ATGGGGCTGTCATTCGCTAAGCTTTTCAGCCGGCTTTTTGCCAAGAAGGAGATGCGAATTTTGATGGTGGGCCTTGATGCAGCCGGTAAGACTACCATTTTGTACAAGCTCAAGCTTGGAGAGATTGTCACCACTATTCCCACCATCG GATTTAATGTGGAAACTGTTGAATATAAGAACATCAGTTTCACTGTCTGGGATGTTGGTGGTCAGGACAAG ATTCGTCCTTTGTGGAGGCATTACTTCCAAAATACACAGGGTCTCATCTTCGTGGTTGACAGCAATGACAGAGACCGTGTTGTTGAGGCCAGGGATGAATTGCATAGAATGTTGAATGAG GATGAACTGCGAGATGCTGTGTTGCTTGTATTTGCAAACAAGCAGGATCTTCCAAATGCAATGAATGCTGCTGAAATAACTGACAAGCTTGGCCTCCATTCCCTTCGACAGCGTCACTG GTATATCCAGAGTACATGTGCAACATCTGGTGAGGGGCTTTATGAGGGCCTAGATTGGCTTTCCAACAACATAGCTAACAAG GCCTGA